One Brassica napus cultivar Da-Ae chromosome A1, Da-Ae, whole genome shotgun sequence genomic region harbors:
- the LOC106345731 gene encoding zinc finger CCCH domain-containing protein 55 isoform X1, whose protein sequence is MLITRQKHILKSPNKTHYSPTIKRASSPSSKSLSLPSSLKRKKLFNLAMDPGDPTSILFTKIRTLEPDFASKIIGYLLLQDLGNRDLMRLALGPDTLLHSVCLKAKSALGLSSNGSSSSSISRPINIHRHSPRTNGFMEFPRNPLSPSVNANVGSSQFQESSSLFASDGGNGDVLDEQQLGDYLSFLNNNDESADLFDNGDAHLHKRSFSASDVCETGFGGGGYSRFAHGGGLGDDFDSLPGRFGSPDYVSRQQEEIARMKLAQRQRMAAAQFLAASGGSPMSYDSKDINFLLHSRNGYRSGQFGDEGYWFGSPGRHERDEFMGMMGDKSNSASKQIYLTFPADSSFTDEDVSNYFGNFGGVQDVRIPYQQKRMFGFVTFVHSETVRTILARGNPHFICDSRVLVKPYKEKGRILENRRQQQQLLQQMERGNFSPGSSPSGLDLFDCHLAAPRMFSNTQEMMMRRKAEEAELQQAFEFQRRRLLNLHLPDMDSELFHHHQRSLSIGSPVHFPSRSANQSMLFRSENSGEEVIQAGNGVSGRFQSEVNHAFLTDTDNNNSQEGGYINHLNNGNETSLENALPDCFFASPSKTAETQQPESEKENCATSTIQTS, encoded by the exons atgcTCATTACAAGACAAAAGCATATACTAAAATCTCCAAACAAAACCCACTACTCTCCCACAATAAAAAGagcctcttctccttcttcaaaatctctctctctcccttcctccctcaaaagaaagaaacttttCAATCTCGCCATGGATCCTGGAGATCCCACTTCAATACTCTTCACAAAGATCAGAACTTTAGAACCAGACTTCGCCTCCAAGATCATTGGCTACTTGCTCTTACAAGACTTGGGTAACAGAGACTTGATGCGTCTCGCTCTAGGACCCGACACTCTCTTACACTCCGTCTGTCTCAAGGCTAAATCCGCTTTGGGTCTCTCCTCAAacggatcttcttcttcttctatctccAGACCCATTAACATCCACCGTCATTCCCCCAGGACGAATGGGTTTATGGAGTTCCCGAGAAACCCTCTGTCTCCTTCGGTGAACGCCAACGTGGGTTCGAGCCAGTTTCAAGAAAGTTCGTCTCTTTTCGCTTCAGATGGTGGAAACGGCGACGTACTCGATGAGCAGCAACTCGGTGACTACTTGTCCTTTCTCAACAACAACGACGAATCTGCGGATCTGTTCGACAATGGCGATGCCCATTTGCACAAGAGGAGTTTCTCTGCCAGTGATGTTTGTGAGACCGGGTTTGGCGGCGGCGGTTACAGTCGGTTCGCTCACGGCGGTGGTTTAGGGGATGATTTCGATTCTCTTCCTGGTCGGTTTGGCTCGCCGGATTACGTTAGCAGACAGCAAGAGGAGATAGCGAGGATGAAACTTGCTCAGCGGCAGAGAATGGCCGCTGCTCAGTTCTTGGCGGCTAGTGGCGGTTCTCCAATGTCGTATGATAGTAAAGATATTAACTTTCTCTTGCATTCGCGTAACGGGTACAG atCAGGACAGTTTGGGGATGAGGGTTACTGGTTCGGTAGTCCAGGGAGACATGAAAGGGATGAGTTTATGGGGATGATGGGAGATAAGTCCAACTCTGCATCTAAACAGATTTACTTGACGTTTCCAGCTGATAGTTCCTTCACAGATGAAGATGTCTCCAACTACTTTGG GAATTTTGGAGGAGTGCAAGATGTTAGGATACCATACCAGCAGAAACGAATGTTTGGGTTTGTCACTTTTGTCCACTCTGAAACTGTGAGAACCATATTGGCTAGAGGAAACCCTCATTTCATCTGCGACTCGCGTGTACTCGTTAAACCCTACAAGGAGAAAGGAAGAATCCTTGAAAA TAGGAGGCAGCAGCAACAATTGCTGCAGCAGATGGAGAGAGGGAACTTTTCTCCTGGTTCAAGTCCATCTGGATTGGATCTCTTTGATTGCCACCTCG CAGCGCCGAGGATGTTCTCTAACACACaggagatgatgatgaggagAAAAGCTGAGGAAGCTGAGCTGCAACAAGCATTTGAATTCCAAAGGAGAAGGTTGCTTAATCTGCATCTGCCGGACATGGATAGCGAGTTGTTTCACCATCACCAGCGCAGTCTCTCTATCGGCTCTCCTGTTCATTTCCCCTCTCGCAGTGCTAATCAAAGCATGCTCTTTCGATCTGAAAACTCTGGTGAAGAAGTCATACAAg CAGGTAATGGTGTTTCAGGGCGTTTTCAGTCTGAAGTAAACCATGCTTTTCTGACTGATACTGATAATAACAACAGCCAAGAAGGTGGTTACATTAACCATCTCAACAACGG GAACGAGACAAGTCTGGAGAACGCTCTGCCTGATTGCTTCTTTGCTTCCCCATCAAAGACCGCTGAAACCCAACAGCCGGAGTCTGAGAAAGAGAACTGTGCCACCTCAACAATTCAAACATCCTAG
- the LOC106345731 gene encoding zinc finger CCCH domain-containing protein 55 isoform X6, translating to MLITRQKHILKSPNKTHYSPTIKRASSPSSKSLSLPSSLKRKKLFNLAMDPGDPTSILFTKIRTLEPDFASKIIGYLLLQDLGNRDLMRLALGPDTLLHSVCLKAKSALGLSSNGSSSSSISRPINIHRHSPRTNGFMEFPRNPLSPSVNANVGSSQFQESSSLFASDGGNGDVLDEQQLGDYLSFLNNNDESADLFDNGDAHLHKRSFSASDVCETGFGGGGYSRFAHGGGLGDDFDSLPGRFGSPDYVSRQQEEIARMKLAQRQRMAAAQFLAASGGSPMSYDSKDINFLLHSRNGYRSGQFGDEGYWFGSPGRHERDEFMGMMGDKSNSASKQIYLTFPADSSFTDEDVSNYFGNFGGVQDVRIPYQQKRMFGFVTFVHSETVRTILARGNPHFICDSRVLVKPYKEKGRILEKRQQQQLLQQMERGNFSPGSSPSGLDLFDCHLAPRMFSNTQEMMMRRKAEEAELQQAFEFQRRRLLNLHLPDMDSELFHHHQRSLSIGSPVHFPSRSANQSMLFRSENSGEEVIQAGNGVSGRFQSEVNHAFLTDTDNNNSQEGGYINHLNNGNETSLENALPDCFFASPSKTAETQQPESEKENCATSTIQTS from the exons atgcTCATTACAAGACAAAAGCATATACTAAAATCTCCAAACAAAACCCACTACTCTCCCACAATAAAAAGagcctcttctccttcttcaaaatctctctctctcccttcctccctcaaaagaaagaaacttttCAATCTCGCCATGGATCCTGGAGATCCCACTTCAATACTCTTCACAAAGATCAGAACTTTAGAACCAGACTTCGCCTCCAAGATCATTGGCTACTTGCTCTTACAAGACTTGGGTAACAGAGACTTGATGCGTCTCGCTCTAGGACCCGACACTCTCTTACACTCCGTCTGTCTCAAGGCTAAATCCGCTTTGGGTCTCTCCTCAAacggatcttcttcttcttctatctccAGACCCATTAACATCCACCGTCATTCCCCCAGGACGAATGGGTTTATGGAGTTCCCGAGAAACCCTCTGTCTCCTTCGGTGAACGCCAACGTGGGTTCGAGCCAGTTTCAAGAAAGTTCGTCTCTTTTCGCTTCAGATGGTGGAAACGGCGACGTACTCGATGAGCAGCAACTCGGTGACTACTTGTCCTTTCTCAACAACAACGACGAATCTGCGGATCTGTTCGACAATGGCGATGCCCATTTGCACAAGAGGAGTTTCTCTGCCAGTGATGTTTGTGAGACCGGGTTTGGCGGCGGCGGTTACAGTCGGTTCGCTCACGGCGGTGGTTTAGGGGATGATTTCGATTCTCTTCCTGGTCGGTTTGGCTCGCCGGATTACGTTAGCAGACAGCAAGAGGAGATAGCGAGGATGAAACTTGCTCAGCGGCAGAGAATGGCCGCTGCTCAGTTCTTGGCGGCTAGTGGCGGTTCTCCAATGTCGTATGATAGTAAAGATATTAACTTTCTCTTGCATTCGCGTAACGGGTACAG atCAGGACAGTTTGGGGATGAGGGTTACTGGTTCGGTAGTCCAGGGAGACATGAAAGGGATGAGTTTATGGGGATGATGGGAGATAAGTCCAACTCTGCATCTAAACAGATTTACTTGACGTTTCCAGCTGATAGTTCCTTCACAGATGAAGATGTCTCCAACTACTTTGG GAATTTTGGAGGAGTGCAAGATGTTAGGATACCATACCAGCAGAAACGAATGTTTGGGTTTGTCACTTTTGTCCACTCTGAAACTGTGAGAACCATATTGGCTAGAGGAAACCCTCATTTCATCTGCGACTCGCGTGTACTCGTTAAACCCTACAAGGAGAAAGGAAGAATCCTTGAAAA GAGGCAGCAGCAACAATTGCTGCAGCAGATGGAGAGAGGGAACTTTTCTCCTGGTTCAAGTCCATCTGGATTGGATCTCTTTGATTGCCACCTCG CGCCGAGGATGTTCTCTAACACACaggagatgatgatgaggagAAAAGCTGAGGAAGCTGAGCTGCAACAAGCATTTGAATTCCAAAGGAGAAGGTTGCTTAATCTGCATCTGCCGGACATGGATAGCGAGTTGTTTCACCATCACCAGCGCAGTCTCTCTATCGGCTCTCCTGTTCATTTCCCCTCTCGCAGTGCTAATCAAAGCATGCTCTTTCGATCTGAAAACTCTGGTGAAGAAGTCATACAAg CAGGTAATGGTGTTTCAGGGCGTTTTCAGTCTGAAGTAAACCATGCTTTTCTGACTGATACTGATAATAACAACAGCCAAGAAGGTGGTTACATTAACCATCTCAACAACGG GAACGAGACAAGTCTGGAGAACGCTCTGCCTGATTGCTTCTTTGCTTCCCCATCAAAGACCGCTGAAACCCAACAGCCGGAGTCTGAGAAAGAGAACTGTGCCACCTCAACAATTCAAACATCCTAG